One Lactobacillus sp. ESL0785 DNA window includes the following coding sequences:
- a CDS encoding YqgQ family protein, with the protein MKTLYDVQQLLEKYGVLVHVGKRIWDIELMALELDNINRSQLISKHDYLIAKMILRREHEYEERKEKEKHRS; encoded by the coding sequence ATGAAGACTTTGTATGATGTTCAGCAGCTCCTTGAAAAGTATGGTGTCTTAGTGCATGTTGGTAAACGCATTTGGGACATTGAGCTGATGGCACTTGAGCTTGATAATATTAACAGATCACAGTTAATTAGTAAGCATGATTACTTAATTGCTAAAATGATTTTACGGCGCGAGCATGAGTATGAAGAACGCAAAGAAAAAGAAAAGCATAGAAGCTAG
- a CDS encoding rhomboid family intramembrane serine protease — protein MQKQSFKDSYMTWTILIVLFVVFLIETALGGSQNSAVLIKMGAMSNYAVVAGGQWWRLFTAQFLHMGIMHIVSNAVMIYYLGIYMEQILGHWRFLLVYLLSGIGGNLLSLALGSDQAISAGASTALFGLMGAMTAIGLHNRDNPVIVYLGKQAFWLALINIGLDLFDTNIDIQGHIGGFIAGCLLAIILGDRSMQKYSAKSRFVAGGILLVYLVATVRMGMVIRF, from the coding sequence ATGCAAAAACAAAGTTTTAAAGATAGTTACATGACATGGACCATTTTAATTGTTTTGTTTGTGGTCTTTTTAATCGAAACTGCCCTAGGTGGTTCACAAAATTCCGCCGTTTTAATCAAAATGGGCGCGATGAGTAATTATGCTGTGGTGGCAGGCGGTCAATGGTGGCGCTTGTTTACCGCGCAATTTTTACATATGGGGATTATGCATATTGTCTCTAATGCTGTGATGATCTATTATTTGGGCATTTATATGGAACAAATTTTGGGTCATTGGCGTTTCTTACTTGTTTATCTATTATCAGGGATTGGCGGTAACTTATTAAGTTTGGCTCTTGGTAGTGATCAGGCAATTAGTGCTGGAGCTTCAACAGCTTTGTTTGGCTTGATGGGCGCGATGACGGCAATTGGCTTGCATAATCGTGATAATCCCGTAATTGTTTATTTAGGTAAGCAGGCATTTTGGCTGGCACTAATTAATATTGGGCTTGACTTATTTGATACTAATATTGATATTCAAGGTCATATTGGTGGTTTTATTGCTGGCTGTTTGTTGGCAATTATTCTTGGTGATCGTTCAATGCAAAAATATTCAGCTAAGTCGCGGTTTGTTGCTGGCGGAATTTTGCTTGTTTATTTGGTTGCAACGGTTAGAATGGGCATGGTTATCAGATTTTAA
- a CDS encoding 5-formyltetrahydrofolate cyclo-ligase: protein MNKKDLRQKQISRLQDFAKTEQKELEDQQLLEKIIAWDELKNSQTVGVTSSLAYEVDTSRLIALLWDQGKDVYLAKAYNNSERSQDFLYYSYMTKLTTSKFGVVEVDDPNAKINNDLDLIIVPGLAFAEDTHQRLGFGGGYYDRFLAQHQQTKTVALVNSQMIFDTTVWDVERTDVPMQTIITPDAVL from the coding sequence ATGAATAAAAAAGATTTACGACAAAAACAAATAAGTCGATTGCAAGATTTTGCAAAAACTGAACAAAAAGAGCTTGAGGACCAGCAACTATTAGAAAAAATAATTGCTTGGGACGAATTGAAAAATAGTCAAACAGTTGGCGTGACTTCTTCGCTTGCTTATGAAGTTGATACTTCACGGTTAATTGCCTTACTCTGGGATCAGGGCAAGGATGTTTACTTGGCTAAAGCCTATAATAATTCAGAACGTTCTCAAGATTTTCTGTATTATAGTTATATGACTAAATTGACGACTTCTAAGTTTGGTGTTGTGGAAGTTGACGATCCGAATGCGAAAATCAATAATGACTTGGACTTAATTATTGTGCCGGGGCTTGCTTTTGCTGAAGATACACACCAACGGCTTGGCTTTGGCGGCGGTTATTATGATCGCTTCTTAGCCCAGCATCAGCAGACTAAGACGGTTGCTCTGGTAAATTCACAGATGATTTTTGATACAACTGTATGGGACGTTGAACGAACGGATGTACCGATGCAAACGATTATCACGCCCGATGCAGTCTTGTAA
- the rpmG gene encoding 50S ribosomal protein L33, translating to MADNIILECTECGDRSYLSKKNKRKHPERLSLKKYCPVERHATLHRETK from the coding sequence ATGGCAGATAACATCATTTTGGAATGCACCGAATGTGGCGATAGAAGTTACTTATCTAAGAAAAACAAGCGTAAGCATCCGGAACGTTTAAGTTTGAAGAAGTATTGCCCTGTTGAAAGACACGCAACTCTTCATCGTGAAACTAAGTAA
- a CDS encoding penicillin-binding protein 2 yields MKYSNKNHGTANSKNQSSTPIRMKIILGIIFVLFATLVGQLAYLQLDYGSRFKAEVQKSNSAVVSSQVPRGVMYDSKGRVLVGNKAQNAITYTKSASTTAAQVYSISNALSYYISLDDEKPTEQQVIDYYLGDKNNSIKETAKVPKAIKATEDEELINNAIDNQVRKEHIKLTRQQKTAALIYNKISGAYTLSTIYVKNKGLTDKEIAEVGEHLSSLPGVGIGTDWQRSYPNGSSIQSIIGSVSTEKAGLPSDNLQYYLTNGYSRNDRVGTSYLEEEYEPLLKGTKSTSKVWTKTDGNIEQTKSIYSGQAGASLVLTLDAKYQKEVQNALKQVYSSAIASGAAHYSNGAYAVAMNPQTGALLAMAGISRDPNKNKVTDNALGVINQTYVMGSVVKGAMVGGGLINKVITPTNNTLPDTPIYLPGSPIKKSVYPVGTFGALDAPTALEVSSNIYMMHLAMNWVHAKYVPKEFISMPDTAFDTLRRNFNMFGLGQKTGVDLPGESAGIQGKSFNSQGQILSGSVLDLAYGNYDAYTPIQLAQYVSTIANGGYRLQPYVVQSVGRTANDGKKIYIDYNKRPNVQLRIPWTPDELDVIHQGFWRVVHGTNGWGTAHKLKDIKPSISGKSGTAQTFYYDPDHPNRKNPPELINATFVGYAPSNNPKLAVAVIFPGLDPDLEGSYTLQMTKAMVQDYFKLHKN; encoded by the coding sequence GTGAAATATTCTAATAAAAATCACGGAACTGCTAATTCCAAGAATCAGTCTTCAACACCAATTAGAATGAAGATTATTTTAGGAATTATTTTTGTCTTGTTTGCAACTCTTGTGGGGCAACTGGCTTACTTGCAGTTAGATTACGGTTCGCGCTTTAAGGCGGAAGTGCAGAAGTCTAATTCGGCCGTTGTGTCCAGTCAAGTACCGCGGGGAGTAATGTATGATAGTAAGGGGCGTGTTTTGGTTGGTAACAAGGCTCAAAACGCAATTACTTATACTAAAAGTGCATCAACTACCGCAGCCCAAGTTTATTCGATTTCTAATGCTTTGAGTTATTACATTAGTTTAGATGATGAAAAACCCACTGAGCAGCAAGTAATCGATTATTATTTGGGTGACAAAAATAATAGTATCAAGGAAACAGCTAAGGTACCTAAAGCAATTAAGGCTACTGAAGATGAGGAATTGATCAATAATGCAATCGACAACCAAGTGCGCAAAGAACATATTAAGTTAACGCGGCAGCAAAAGACTGCTGCACTAATTTATAATAAAATTTCTGGTGCGTACACCTTATCAACTATTTATGTTAAGAATAAGGGTTTAACTGATAAGGAAATTGCCGAAGTGGGTGAGCATTTATCTAGTTTGCCTGGAGTTGGGATTGGAACTGATTGGCAGCGGTCATATCCTAACGGCTCATCAATTCAGAGTATTATCGGTTCTGTTTCAACAGAAAAGGCTGGGCTGCCAAGTGATAATTTACAATATTATTTAACTAACGGTTATTCACGTAATGATCGGGTGGGTACTTCCTATTTAGAAGAAGAATATGAACCGCTGTTAAAGGGAACCAAGTCAACTAGTAAGGTTTGGACTAAGACAGATGGCAACATTGAGCAGACTAAGTCAATTTATTCTGGTCAGGCTGGGGCAAGTTTAGTTTTAACCCTAGATGCTAAGTATCAAAAAGAAGTCCAGAATGCACTTAAGCAGGTGTATTCATCAGCAATTGCATCTGGAGCTGCTCATTATTCTAACGGGGCTTATGCTGTAGCAATGAATCCGCAAACGGGTGCGTTACTGGCAATGGCAGGAATTAGCCGTGATCCGAATAAAAATAAAGTAACCGATAATGCCTTAGGCGTGATTAATCAAACTTACGTTATGGGGTCAGTGGTTAAGGGTGCTATGGTCGGCGGCGGCTTAATTAACAAAGTAATTACCCCGACTAATAATACTTTGCCCGATACGCCAATTTATTTACCCGGTTCACCGATCAAAAAATCTGTTTATCCGGTTGGCACGTTTGGTGCATTAGATGCGCCAACGGCTTTGGAAGTATCTAGTAATATTTATATGATGCATTTAGCAATGAATTGGGTTCATGCTAAGTATGTACCTAAGGAATTTATTAGCATGCCGGATACGGCGTTTGACACATTGCGGCGTAATTTTAATATGTTTGGCTTAGGGCAAAAAACAGGTGTTGATTTACCCGGTGAATCTGCGGGTATTCAAGGGAAGTCCTTTAATAGCCAAGGACAAATTCTGTCGGGTTCTGTGCTTGATTTGGCTTATGGCAACTATGATGCTTATACCCCAATTCAATTGGCGCAGTACGTGTCAACGATTGCTAATGGTGGCTACCGTCTCCAGCCGTATGTTGTCCAATCAGTTGGACGCACGGCTAATGATGGTAAGAAAATTTATATTGATTATAATAAACGGCCAAATGTTCAATTACGGATTCCGTGGACACCGGATGAGCTAGATGTAATTCATCAAGGTTTTTGGCGAGTAGTTCATGGCACTAACGGTTGGGGTACAGCTCATAAGCTTAAGGATATTAAGCCTTCCATCTCAGGTAAGTCAGGGACAGCGCAGACTTTTTACTATGATCCAGATCATCCTAACCGAAAGAATCCACCAGAACTAATTAATGCAACCTTTGTGGGTTATGCCCCGTCAAATAATCCTAAATTAGCAGTTGCGGTTATTTTTCCGGGACTTGATCCCGATTTGGAGGGTTCATATACGTTGCAAATGACTAAGGCAATGGTTCAAGATTACTTCAAATTACATAAAAACTAG
- a CDS encoding BadF/BadG/BcrA/BcrD ATPase family protein produces the protein MTLKYQIGVDAGGTHTTAIAYDLDGQELGRAEAGPGQVNTDYDNAIVNISQAINQLINQIDGDCQRVLCGMAGLSVIGNAPQVAATISAKINNLPTRAVTDSLLALYNGLEGADGGLVIAGTGSVFNGLQNGHIITTGGYGATLGDEGSGYAITLAAIKSALLSWDKREENDLIQMFNHLLGVTNIVDGTAKFYQMTNPEIAAMAVSVAKLADEGEPNATAVIKEQAELLARDIIIGMDRYDNPKPMKVALTGSVLANNSMLRGFLEDKVHTKYPQAEFSISNGENARGVVFDRSNDYRHFTN, from the coding sequence ATGACACTTAAATATCAAATTGGCGTTGATGCTGGCGGCACCCACACGACCGCAATTGCTTACGACTTAGACGGTCAAGAACTAGGCCGCGCTGAAGCTGGTCCCGGACAAGTAAATACTGATTATGACAACGCAATTGTTAATATCAGTCAGGCAATCAACCAGTTAATTAACCAAATCGATGGTGACTGTCAGCGCGTCTTATGCGGTATGGCAGGCTTATCCGTTATCGGCAATGCACCACAGGTAGCTGCCACCATTTCTGCTAAAATTAATAATCTACCTACACGAGCAGTAACTGACTCACTCCTTGCCCTTTATAATGGACTTGAGGGCGCTGATGGCGGACTAGTTATTGCCGGAACTGGTTCTGTTTTTAACGGCTTACAAAACGGTCATATTATTACAACAGGCGGCTATGGTGCTACTTTAGGCGATGAAGGTTCAGGATATGCTATTACTTTAGCCGCAATTAAATCTGCCCTCCTTAGTTGGGACAAACGTGAAGAAAACGATCTAATTCAAATGTTTAATCATTTACTTGGCGTTACTAATATTGTTGACGGTACTGCTAAGTTTTACCAAATGACTAACCCTGAAATTGCTGCAATGGCGGTCAGTGTTGCTAAGTTAGCCGATGAAGGCGAGCCAAATGCTACTGCCGTCATTAAGGAACAAGCAGAATTGCTGGCTCGCGATATTATCATCGGCATGGATCGCTATGACAATCCGAAACCGATGAAAGTGGCGTTGACTGGCTCAGTTTTAGCTAATAACTCGATGCTGCGGGGCTTTTTAGAAGACAAGGTTCATACTAAATATCCGCAAGCAGAATTTTCAATTTCCAACGGTGAGAATGCCCGTGGTGTCGTTTTTGATAGAAGCAATGATTACCGGCATTTTACTAACTAA
- the greA gene encoding transcription elongation factor GreA, with the protein MPEKSYPMTAEGKAKLEAELKNLKVVKRPEVIERIKVARSYGDLSENSEYDAAKDEQSHLEDRISVVEEMLKYAHVVDANATDPDEVSVGKTVTYTEVGEDDPETYTIVGSDESDPLNGKISNDSPIAQAILGKKKGDKVTITTPGGKFDVVIDKVEE; encoded by the coding sequence ATGCCTGAAAAATCATATCCAATGACTGCTGAAGGGAAAGCAAAGCTTGAAGCAGAACTTAAGAATTTAAAAGTTGTTAAACGTCCAGAAGTAATTGAACGAATTAAGGTTGCGCGTTCATATGGTGACTTATCGGAAAACTCAGAGTACGATGCCGCTAAGGATGAACAAAGTCATCTTGAAGATCGAATTAGTGTAGTTGAGGAAATGCTCAAATATGCGCACGTTGTTGATGCTAATGCAACTGATCCTGATGAAGTTTCTGTTGGTAAGACAGTCACTTATACTGAAGTTGGTGAAGATGATCCAGAAACTTACACGATTGTCGGTAGTGATGAATCTGACCCATTAAATGGTAAGATTTCTAACGATTCACCAATTGCCCAAGCTATTTTGGGTAAAAAGAAGGGTGACAAAGTAACAATTACAACGCCAGGCGGCAAATTTGATGTTGTCATTGATAAAGTTGAAGAATAA
- the pheT gene encoding phenylalanine--tRNA ligase subunit beta, whose translation MLVSYNWLQDFLKLDQDPKQLGEKITRTGVEVAEVKHPQEGLKKLVIGHIIDCEPIEGTHLNITHVDVGEDEPHQIVCGAPNVAAGENVVVALPGARIADNVKIKKGKLRGFESNGMICGLQEIGFADNLVPEKYTDGIYVFPEDADIKPGQDAYEPLGMDDYIFDFDITPNRADTLSMEGSAYEVGAIVDEPVKVEDVTLKADGPDWTKDFTVEVDPKLAPKFYLRKITGVKIADSPLWLQRRLWNAGIRPINNVVDVTNYMMLLTGQPMHTYDARAFKSGKLVVRKAKQGEKLTLLNNKDVDLDPNDIVITDGDRVVMMAGVMGGLNSEIEDDTTDVILESAVFDPTLIRKAALRHANRTEASSRYEKGVNWDATMRALDMAALLLRNDAQGTVCQGVIKGSDEKHKPVVIKTTVSYINKVLGTEISGTEMVHIFDRLNFQAELAGDNLTVNVPARRWDIAIPADLVEEVGRLYGYDNIKSTQPVLAETHGGYSAEETALRRIKKVAQGQGLIEAISYSLTSPEKALSFVKQPKEVVRVQMPLNSSRSTLRQNLLTGLVDAASYNMARKQNQLALYEQGRVYDRENGTYNEHEHLAALYSGNIYFANWQHEDEKVDFYYVKGQLTNLFTAIGINLDDVEYRAEVIVGMHPTRTAGIYIKGQYVGLIGMIIPMITMADKALNGSELYCYELDLDQIIPLILRPKTVSTPAPKFPAIERDLSILVKKEITNSELEKVIWANGGKYLKTVRVIDVYQGSHIDDDKKSLAYSLRFLNEQDTLTDEVVSQAMSVISTALTEKLAAKIR comes from the coding sequence ATGCTAGTTTCATACAATTGGCTACAAGATTTTCTAAAATTAGATCAAGATCCCAAACAATTAGGCGAAAAAATTACCCGAACCGGTGTTGAAGTAGCTGAAGTTAAGCACCCTCAAGAAGGATTAAAGAAGTTGGTTATCGGTCATATTATTGATTGTGAGCCAATTGAGGGGACGCACCTTAACATAACTCACGTTGATGTTGGCGAAGATGAACCACATCAAATCGTTTGTGGAGCGCCGAATGTTGCCGCTGGTGAAAATGTAGTTGTTGCCTTGCCAGGTGCACGAATTGCTGACAACGTTAAGATTAAAAAGGGCAAGCTGCGCGGTTTTGAATCTAACGGCATGATTTGTGGTTTACAGGAAATTGGCTTTGCTGACAATTTAGTTCCTGAAAAATACACTGATGGGATTTATGTTTTCCCTGAAGATGCAGATATTAAACCAGGTCAAGATGCCTATGAACCTTTAGGGATGGACGACTACATTTTTGATTTTGACATTACGCCTAACCGTGCTGATACTCTGTCAATGGAGGGCTCAGCTTATGAAGTTGGCGCAATTGTTGATGAGCCAGTTAAAGTTGAAGATGTGACACTAAAAGCTGACGGTCCAGATTGGACTAAGGATTTTACTGTTGAGGTTGATCCCAAATTAGCACCTAAGTTTTATTTGCGGAAAATAACTGGGGTTAAAATTGCAGATAGTCCATTATGGTTGCAGCGTCGCTTGTGGAATGCTGGTATTCGGCCAATTAATAATGTTGTTGATGTCACTAATTACATGATGTTGTTAACGGGCCAACCAATGCACACCTATGATGCTCGGGCATTTAAGAGTGGTAAGTTGGTTGTCAGAAAGGCTAAGCAGGGTGAAAAGCTGACACTGCTTAATAACAAGGATGTTGACCTTGATCCTAATGATATTGTCATTACTGATGGTGACCGAGTAGTCATGATGGCCGGTGTCATGGGTGGCTTGAATTCAGAAATTGAAGATGATACGACTGATGTTATCTTAGAGTCAGCTGTTTTTGATCCAACTTTAATTAGAAAAGCTGCCTTGCGTCACGCTAACAGAACTGAAGCTTCTAGTCGTTATGAAAAGGGTGTTAATTGGGATGCTACGATGCGTGCTCTTGACATGGCTGCCTTGCTGCTCAGAAATGATGCGCAAGGAACAGTTTGTCAGGGTGTAATTAAGGGCAGCGATGAAAAGCATAAACCAGTTGTTATCAAAACGACAGTTTCATATATTAATAAAGTTTTGGGAACAGAAATTTCTGGTACCGAAATGGTTCATATTTTTGACCGATTGAACTTCCAAGCCGAACTTGCTGGTGATAATTTAACGGTTAATGTACCAGCAAGACGTTGGGATATTGCGATTCCTGCTGACTTAGTTGAAGAAGTTGGCCGCTTGTATGGCTATGACAATATTAAGTCGACACAGCCGGTTTTAGCAGAAACCCACGGTGGTTATTCTGCAGAAGAAACGGCATTAAGACGAATTAAGAAGGTTGCTCAAGGGCAAGGCTTAATTGAAGCAATTTCTTATTCTTTAACCTCACCGGAAAAGGCACTATCTTTTGTTAAACAGCCTAAAGAAGTTGTTAGAGTACAGATGCCACTTAATTCTAGTCGCTCAACTTTACGGCAAAATCTGTTAACGGGCTTAGTCGATGCTGCTAGTTATAACATGGCACGTAAGCAGAACCAATTAGCTCTCTATGAGCAAGGCCGTGTTTATGACCGAGAAAATGGTACTTACAATGAACATGAGCACTTAGCAGCATTATATTCGGGTAATATTTATTTTGCTAACTGGCAACATGAAGATGAAAAGGTTGATTTCTATTATGTTAAGGGTCAATTAACTAACCTGTTTACTGCAATTGGTATTAATCTTGATGATGTTGAATACCGTGCAGAAGTAATTGTGGGGATGCACCCAACAAGAACTGCGGGTATCTATATTAAAGGACAATATGTTGGTTTAATTGGGATGATTATTCCAATGATTACGATGGCTGATAAGGCACTAAATGGCTCCGAGCTATATTGCTATGAACTTGATTTGGATCAGATTATTCCGCTCATTTTACGGCCTAAGACGGTTTCAACACCGGCTCCGAAATTCCCAGCAATTGAACGTGATTTGTCAATTTTGGTTAAAAAAGAAATTACTAACAGTGAGCTTGAAAAAGTTATTTGGGCTAATGGTGGTAAGTACCTTAAGACTGTAAGAGTAATTGATGTTTACCAAGGTTCACACATTGATGATGATAAGAAGAGTTTAGCTTATAGTTTACGTTTCTTAAATGAGCAGGATACGTTGACTGATGAAGTTGTTTCTCAGGCAATGAGTGTAATTAGTACTGCCTTAACAGAAAAACTTGCAGCAAAAATTCGTTAG
- the pheS gene encoding phenylalanine--tRNA ligase subunit alpha, whose amino-acid sequence MDLFDRLKELRDKGLAEIDRAKSEKKLNDVRVKLIGRKGELTEILHSMKDVAPENRREIGQRVNKLRDLFNTKLDDAKAEIVKALVEEQLEKEELDVTLPGRETHLGSEHPINIILDDLEKYFIGMGYQVVQGPEIETDHYCFEMMNLPKDHPARDMQATFYVDSEDLLRSQTSGDQARVLEKHDFTKGPLKMVGPGKVYRRDDDDATHSHQFMQMEGLVIDKNVTMGDLKGTLELLTRHIFGEDRETRLRPSYFPFTEPSVEMDVSCFNCDGKGCPICKYTGWIEVLGAGMVHPNVLENAGVDSNVYGGFAFGVGLDRFAILKYGIDDIRDFYTNDVRFLEQFRKEER is encoded by the coding sequence ATGGACTTATTTGATCGGTTGAAAGAACTTCGTGATAAAGGTCTTGCCGAAATTGACAGGGCAAAGAGCGAAAAGAAATTGAATGATGTACGGGTAAAGCTGATTGGTCGTAAAGGCGAATTGACAGAAATCCTACATTCAATGAAAGATGTTGCACCAGAAAATAGACGTGAAATTGGTCAGCGGGTAAATAAACTTCGCGACTTATTTAACACCAAATTGGATGATGCTAAAGCAGAAATTGTTAAGGCATTAGTTGAAGAACAACTAGAAAAAGAAGAACTTGATGTAACTTTGCCGGGACGGGAAACGCATCTTGGCTCAGAGCACCCAATTAATATTATCTTGGATGATTTAGAGAAGTACTTCATTGGGATGGGTTATCAGGTAGTGCAGGGTCCAGAAATTGAAACTGATCATTATTGTTTTGAAATGATGAATTTACCTAAGGATCACCCAGCTCGTGATATGCAGGCGACTTTTTATGTTGATTCTGAAGACTTGTTACGGTCACAGACGTCAGGTGATCAAGCGCGAGTTTTAGAGAAGCATGACTTTACTAAGGGACCTTTAAAGATGGTTGGTCCCGGTAAGGTTTATCGGCGCGATGATGATGATGCAACGCACTCCCACCAATTTATGCAGATGGAGGGCTTAGTAATTGATAAAAATGTGACGATGGGCGACCTAAAAGGAACGCTGGAATTATTAACCCGGCATATCTTTGGTGAAGACCGGGAAACACGTTTGCGTCCAAGTTACTTTCCATTTACTGAACCATCAGTTGAAATGGATGTTTCCTGCTTTAATTGTGATGGTAAGGGTTGTCCAATTTGCAAGTATACCGGCTGGATTGAAGTTTTAGGTGCTGGTATGGTACACCCGAATGTGTTAGAAAATGCTGGTGTTGACTCAAATGTTTACGGTGGTTTTGCCTTTGGTGTCGGTTTGGATCGGTTTGCTATTTTGAAATATGGCATTGACGATATTCGCGACTTTTATACTAATGACGTCCGTTTCTTAGAGCAATTCCGTAAGGAGGAAAGATAA
- a CDS encoding helix-turn-helix domain-containing protein: MAQGAKFKQTNGCRAVTYESCPHFINAFRIIGKKWNGLIISSLCETNYMRFKDLASCVSACSDRVLVERLKELEQEKIVKRSVDDQTKIISYGLTKKGAELQPVFDQIHEWADNWV, encoded by the coding sequence ATGGCCCAAGGAGCAAAATTTAAACAAACTAATGGGTGTCGGGCTGTTACGTATGAGTCATGTCCCCATTTTATTAATGCATTTCGGATTATCGGCAAGAAGTGGAATGGTTTAATTATTAGTTCTCTATGCGAAACTAATTATATGCGTTTCAAGGATCTGGCTAGTTGCGTGTCTGCTTGTTCTGATCGCGTGCTTGTTGAGCGCCTTAAAGAACTTGAACAAGAAAAAATTGTTAAACGCTCAGTAGATGATCAGACTAAGATTATTTCATATGGTTTAACTAAAAAAGGTGCAGAATTGCAGCCAGTTTTTGATCAAATTCATGAATGGGCTGATAATTGGGTTTAA
- a CDS encoding RNA methyltransferase — translation MEQISSVNNKLIKDLAKLKQKKHREETGMYLIEGFHLVEEAIKAKRKFVYLLGTQQALAKLEAEGIIDLTTKVILINTAIVRHLSSTKNSQDIFMVLKIAQPKAYPFNYGKWVLLDQLADPGNVGTIIRTADAAGFDGVILSPSSVDLYNPKTQRAMQGSQFHINLIIADLVETINTLRNNGIPIYASMLDQSAQKLPDFKQEPQLGLVIGNEAHGVSTEVANSCDEKLYIPIKGQAESLNAAVAAGIMIYYFA, via the coding sequence TTGGAACAAATTAGTTCAGTTAACAATAAGCTAATTAAAGACTTAGCGAAGTTGAAGCAAAAGAAGCACCGTGAAGAAACAGGAATGTACTTAATTGAAGGCTTTCATCTAGTTGAAGAAGCAATTAAGGCCAAGCGAAAATTTGTGTATTTGTTGGGAACCCAGCAGGCATTAGCGAAGTTAGAAGCAGAAGGAATAATTGATTTAACTACTAAAGTTATTCTGATTAATACTGCGATTGTACGGCATTTATCTAGTACTAAAAATTCACAAGATATCTTTATGGTACTTAAAATTGCTCAGCCCAAAGCTTATCCCTTTAATTATGGTAAGTGGGTGTTACTTGATCAGTTAGCTGACCCCGGAAATGTGGGTACGATCATTAGAACTGCTGATGCAGCTGGCTTTGATGGTGTGATTTTATCACCAAGTAGTGTTGATTTATACAATCCTAAGACGCAGCGAGCAATGCAGGGCAGCCAATTTCATATTAATCTGATCATTGCGGATTTGGTAGAAACAATTAATACTCTAAGAAATAACGGAATTCCAATTTACGCTAGTATGTTGGATCAATCAGCGCAAAAGCTGCCTGACTTTAAGCAGGAGCCGCAATTAGGTTTAGTAATTGGTAATGAAGCCCATGGTGTAAGCACTGAGGTAGCTAATAGCTGTGATGAAAAGTTGTATATTCCAATTAAAGGGCAGGCTGAGTCATTGAATGCAGCAGTTGCGGCTGGCATTATGATCTATTACTTTGCATAA
- a CDS encoding acylphosphatase, which yields MGFFNRNNHQNSNNFTNSSNETWQLTVFGIVQGVGFRWNVQVLADKLQLPGTVHNNADQTVTIILQTDSSHVNQFCQELPHNISQFAHITKIKKEKLTNTGKMHGFHVLY from the coding sequence ATGGGCTTTTTTAATCGAAATAACCATCAAAATAGCAATAATTTTACAAATAGTAGCAATGAAACTTGGCAATTAACCGTATTCGGCATCGTCCAAGGCGTTGGCTTTCGCTGGAACGTCCAAGTATTAGCGGACAAACTGCAATTGCCCGGCACAGTCCACAACAATGCAGATCAGACGGTAACTATTATCTTGCAAACAGACTCAAGTCATGTCAATCAATTTTGCCAAGAACTGCCGCATAATATCTCACAATTTGCCCATATTACAAAGATTAAGAAAGAAAAACTAACAAATACGGGCAAAATGCATGGTTTTCATGTATTATATTAG